The following nucleotide sequence is from Bacteroides sp..
ACCACGGTGCTGTCAATAAGCTCCCCGCCCCAGCCTACAACACAACCGTGCTGGCTGTCGCTGAAACAAATGCTTTCAAAATGGTACTTCGGGAAGACGTTCTGCACAATCCAGTGCTCCCCCCCGTCTTCGGTATACAAAAGATTACCCGATACACCGGCAATCCACACGTGCATCTCGTCGACGATGCTCAGGGAAACGAAATCGTCGCCAATGGGCGAGCTTTGCTGCGTCCATTGCGGGTCTTGCCCTGTTGAAACGA
It contains:
- a CDS encoding YCF48-related protein codes for the protein MALLTLLSVLAFVSTGQDPQWTQQSSPIGDDFVSLSIVDEMHVWIAGVSGNLLYTEDGGEHWIVQNVFPKYHFESICFSDSQHGCVVGWGGELIDSTVV